TGTACCAAATGATTCTACTACAAATAAAGAGTCTAATAATGAACAAGCTTACCCAAGCTGTAGTTCTGAAAACGATGATGAATTCGGTGACCCAAAAATGGTTAAAATTTGTGATAAGTTGATTGAGGTTTTCATGGTTGACAAGCCTAATCCTGGTGACTGGAGAAAGTTGTTAGCTTTTAGTAAGGAGTGGGATACTCTTCGACCTCATTTCTTTGAAAGATGTCAAGAACGAGCGGATAAAGAAAATGACCCTGGGATGAAACACACGTTTCTGAGGCTTGCGAGGAAGTTGAAAGAGGTATTAATAAATTTAGCTGAATTTATCACCTGCTAATGGTTTTCGATGAAATTGCTGACTCTGACTGCTTTGAACCATGCACACCCCAACTTTTGGGATGGCGTATGTCctgattaacacttttataagtttaaGTTTCTGATTAACTTATTGTCAGTGTTTTATATAATGAATCGCGTATATCTTTTGGCAGGTTGATGAAGATGTGCAAAGGCATAATGAACTTCTTAAAGTTTTAAAAAATGCACCTTCTGAAATTGGTGATATTGTCGCTAGGCGACGTAAAGATTTCACACAGGAATTTTTTATGCATCTTCATGCAGTTGCAGAGTCTTATCACGATAATGAAGTAGAACAAAATGGTGAGTCTCAACTCATAGTGATTTCAGTAAAGAAAGATATAATAAATGTTTGTTTATTATGACAACTTTCAGATTATGAGAAAGTTTTCTCACTTTTGCCACCCGTTTGCTAAATATTTGAACATCTGTTCCTTTTATATGATTAGCGATTGCAAAAGTTGGGAATACATGCCTGGCGGCTGTACAAGCCTATGATACGGCTTCGGAAAGCATTGAAGCGATCAATGCTGCAGAGTTaaaatttcaagatattatcaattCTCCttctgttgatgctgcttgtaGGAAAATTGATAACCTGGCTCAGAAAAATCAACTCGATTCAGCGTTGGTTTTGATGATTACTAAAGCTTGGTCAGCTGCAAAGGAGACCGACATGATGAAAGATgaggtaaatatattttgaatatgtaTAACATGAGTTTCAGTtatggaacaaaaaaaaaaaaaaaaaaaaaaaaaaaaaaaaaaaaaaaaaattaattatgatCTACAAAATTTTGATGACTAAATGCGTGTTTAGTTGCTTATAATTATGTGCGGTCCTCGAGATGTAATGAAAGAATATGTTGACTTATCTGTCAATGCATGAATGATTTTGACAGATTTATTTATGTTATGTTGGTTATTGGTTGCAGGTGAAAGATATATTATATCATTTGTACATGACAGCAAGAGGTAATCTCCAAAGGCTCATGCCAAAGGAGGTCCGGATTGTTAAGTATCTTCTTAGTATTGAAGATCCTGAAAGATTGTTATGCGGCCTCAAAGATGCTTTCACCCCTGGTGACGAGCTCGAAGGGAAGGATTTTGATAATTTATATACGTACGTACTCCTTCACATTTTCTATATCTCCAGCTACAATGTATTTTAGGCTACTTGTCGAAAAGCTAAATAAATTATTCCGTTTGTTAATTTGACAAATAATATGGCGTTTTTTTTCTgaagttttaatttttagaaccTTACTATTGATGGCTGCTCGTTTGTTGCTTTGACCCTTTTACTGATGGATTGGTTGATTAGGGTTGTGTTCTATTTAACATGCCAACTGAAcgcatccaacatctaagttaatgGTTTTGTAACATGTAGATTGCTTTGATTTGTCAATAGTCACTTGTTTTTGTAAGACATAACAAGTGTTTTTTTTGTGGGCATTTTTGGAAGTACATTAAGAAAAGTTAATAACTTGGAGATTATATTATGGTTTTACAGGACACCGGAAAAACTGCATACTTGGATCAAAGCAGTGGTGAATGCTTATCATTTCAGCAGAGAAGGGACACTTGTAAAAGAAGCTCGAGATTTGATGAACCCTAAAATTATCCAAAAAATGGAAGAAATTGAGAAGTTAATCCGAGATAACTTTTTGTAAACATCAAGTTGTTTTGCTTTCAAGGTGGCCGGCTTCTCTAGACACCAAGATTATAACTGAAACTAGAACTACCATTTGTACCTTGCGTGACAGATCAGCAGTTATAAATCAGATGGCGAGATATGTGGTTACGAAGATGGATATACAccgaatattcacctgagaataaacatgctttaaacgtcaacaaaaatgttggtgagttataggtttaacctatatatatcaaatcgtaacaatagaccacaagatttcatatttcaatacacatcccatacatagagataaaaatcattcatatggtgaacacctgataaccgacaataacaagatgaatatataagaatatccccatcattccgggacacccttcggatatgatataaatttcgaagtactaaagcatccggtactttggatggggtttgttaggcccaatagatctacctttaggattcgcgtcaattagggtgtctgttccctaattcttagattaccagacttaataaaaaagggcatattcgatttcgataattcaaccatataatgtagttttgatttactcgtgtctatt
This window of the Rutidosis leptorrhynchoides isolate AG116_Rl617_1_P2 chromosome 7, CSIRO_AGI_Rlap_v1, whole genome shotgun sequence genome carries:
- the LOC139857602 gene encoding uncharacterized protein At4g37920 yields the protein MELLSSPTLSSYYSFTCRQSNSTSKQHSHLSFVNISYLKSHFSTGLKVSSERLLPSGFRVEAVVGDSTTAVPNDSTTNKESNNEQAYPSCSSENDDEFGDPKMVKICDKLIEVFMVDKPNPGDWRKLLAFSKEWDTLRPHFFERCQERADKENDPGMKHTFLRLARKLKEVDEDVQRHNELLKVLKNAPSEIGDIVARRRKDFTQEFFMHLHAVAESYHDNEVEQNAIAKVGNTCLAAVQAYDTASESIEAINAAELKFQDIINSPSVDAACRKIDNLAQKNQLDSALVLMITKAWSAAKETDMMKDEVKDILYHLYMTARGNLQRLMPKEVRIVKYLLSIEDPERLLCGLKDAFTPGDELEGKDFDNLYTTPEKLHTWIKAVVNAYHFSREGTLVKEARDLMNPKIIQKMEEIEKLIRDNFL